A region from the Arachis ipaensis cultivar K30076 chromosome B01, Araip1.1, whole genome shotgun sequence genome encodes:
- the LOC107625119 gene encoding uncharacterized protein LOC107625119 isoform X1, with translation MRFIKPWSYRDNNMDQQNQNNTPDGSGDVPLKRKRGRPRKYPRPDLEDGSYISHSYSKKLNSVSGEPAVVHPGFQGANVNQHFQRNQENDAMIGQAVSGVIEAVFDAGYLLSVRVGDSDTTLRGLVFKPGRYVPISSENDVAPGVPMIRRDEVPIPSGTAQFQNPLPKERNEQHANINRNEIHAMNGSPSLPLVPRTAAGSSNSVVTLGNNAPTVAGQTAPQIPGGNIVPALLQPTNFSNGLPVSTPPSQFMAQVSVGSGSSVAKEIPAPDGNRALISQTSQNILSSSMQCEVVPHHQSSNLPNEELKSMRVPNAPFEQLVTEVVKRIEAPSDVMDVDTDNSKPGDKTQLKESSCRQEEKVNDMDQPVLIKPLQAVQSHPQENSTSAPQPSDFTKTGKMTELLQDNKPENQASKAADLGSGYQLDDIRNLGT, from the exons ATGCGTTTCATCAA ACCTTGGAGTTACAGAGATAATAATATGGACCagcaaaaccaaaataacactccAGATGGTTCTGGCGATGTGCCTTTGAAGCGCAAACGTGGTCGTCCAAGGAAGTACCCACGACCAGATTTGGAAGATGGTTCATATATTTCACATAGTTACAGTAAAAAGCTGAATTCTGTCAGTGGTGAGCCAGCAGTAGTACATCCTGGATTTCAAGGGGCTAATGTAAATCAACACTTCCAAAGGAATCAAGAAAATGATGCCATGATTGGTCAGGCAGTTTCTGGTGTAATTGAGGCAGTATTTGATGCCGGGTATCTGCTCAGTGTAAGAGTTGGTGACTCTGATACTACTTTGAGGGGGCTAGTCTTCAAGCCTGGACGATACGTTCCTATCTCGTCTGAAAATGATGTTGCTCCAGGTGTTCCAATGATACGAAGAGATGAGGTTCCCATCCCTTCTGGAACTGCTCAGTTTCAGAATCCTCTTCCAAAGGAAAGGAATGAACAGCATGCAAACATTAATAGAAATGAAATTCATGCAATGAATGGGTCACCGTCACTCCCTCTTGTACCTAGAACGGCAGCTGGTTCTAGTAATTCAGTTGTCACTTTAGGAAACAATGCACCTACTGTGGCAGGTCAAACCGCTCCTCAAATACCTGGAGGTAATATAGTGCCTGCTTTGCTCCAACCTACCAATTTTTCAAATGGGTTGCCAGTTTCAACTCCACCGTCCCAATTTATGGCCCAAGTTTCTGTAGGAAGTGGATCAAGTGTTGCCAAAGAAATCCCAGCACCAGATGGAAATCGAGCACTTATCTCTCAAACTAGCCAGAACATCTTGTCGAGCAGCATGCAGTGCGAAGTTGTTCCTCACCATCAGTCTTCTAATCTGCCAAATGAAGAACTGAAATCAATGAGAGTGCCTAACGCACCATTTGAGCAGCTCGTTACAGAGGTTGTCAAGAGGATCGAAGCTCCATCAGATGTCATGGATGTTGACACTGACAACAGTAAGCCAGGTGACAAGACGCAACTGAAGGAATCAAGCTGTAGACaagaagaaaaagtaaatgaCATGGATCAACCCGTTTTAATTAAGCCTCTACAAGCTGTACAATCTCATCCTCAGGAAAATTCCACTTCTGCTCCCCAACCGTCAGACTTTACCAAGACCGGAAAAATGACAGAGTTATTGCAG GATAACAAACCggagaaccaggcatccaaagcaGCAGATCTAGGATCTGGGTACCAGCTGGATGATATAAGGAATTTAGGAACCTGA
- the LOC107625119 gene encoding uncharacterized protein LOC107625119 isoform X2: MDQQNQNNTPDGSGDVPLKRKRGRPRKYPRPDLEDGSYISHSYSKKLNSVSGEPAVVHPGFQGANVNQHFQRNQENDAMIGQAVSGVIEAVFDAGYLLSVRVGDSDTTLRGLVFKPGRYVPISSENDVAPGVPMIRRDEVPIPSGTAQFQNPLPKERNEQHANINRNEIHAMNGSPSLPLVPRTAAGSSNSVVTLGNNAPTVAGQTAPQIPGGNIVPALLQPTNFSNGLPVSTPPSQFMAQVSVGSGSSVAKEIPAPDGNRALISQTSQNILSSSMQCEVVPHHQSSNLPNEELKSMRVPNAPFEQLVTEVVKRIEAPSDVMDVDTDNSKPGDKTQLKESSCRQEEKVNDMDQPVLIKPLQAVQSHPQENSTSAPQPSDFTKTGKMTELLQMLQDNKPENQASKAADLGSGYQLDDIRNLGT, from the exons ATGGACCagcaaaaccaaaataacactccAGATGGTTCTGGCGATGTGCCTTTGAAGCGCAAACGTGGTCGTCCAAGGAAGTACCCACGACCAGATTTGGAAGATGGTTCATATATTTCACATAGTTACAGTAAAAAGCTGAATTCTGTCAGTGGTGAGCCAGCAGTAGTACATCCTGGATTTCAAGGGGCTAATGTAAATCAACACTTCCAAAGGAATCAAGAAAATGATGCCATGATTGGTCAGGCAGTTTCTGGTGTAATTGAGGCAGTATTTGATGCCGGGTATCTGCTCAGTGTAAGAGTTGGTGACTCTGATACTACTTTGAGGGGGCTAGTCTTCAAGCCTGGACGATACGTTCCTATCTCGTCTGAAAATGATGTTGCTCCAGGTGTTCCAATGATACGAAGAGATGAGGTTCCCATCCCTTCTGGAACTGCTCAGTTTCAGAATCCTCTTCCAAAGGAAAGGAATGAACAGCATGCAAACATTAATAGAAATGAAATTCATGCAATGAATGGGTCACCGTCACTCCCTCTTGTACCTAGAACGGCAGCTGGTTCTAGTAATTCAGTTGTCACTTTAGGAAACAATGCACCTACTGTGGCAGGTCAAACCGCTCCTCAAATACCTGGAGGTAATATAGTGCCTGCTTTGCTCCAACCTACCAATTTTTCAAATGGGTTGCCAGTTTCAACTCCACCGTCCCAATTTATGGCCCAAGTTTCTGTAGGAAGTGGATCAAGTGTTGCCAAAGAAATCCCAGCACCAGATGGAAATCGAGCACTTATCTCTCAAACTAGCCAGAACATCTTGTCGAGCAGCATGCAGTGCGAAGTTGTTCCTCACCATCAGTCTTCTAATCTGCCAAATGAAGAACTGAAATCAATGAGAGTGCCTAACGCACCATTTGAGCAGCTCGTTACAGAGGTTGTCAAGAGGATCGAAGCTCCATCAGATGTCATGGATGTTGACACTGACAACAGTAAGCCAGGTGACAAGACGCAACTGAAGGAATCAAGCTGTAGACaagaagaaaaagtaaatgaCATGGATCAACCCGTTTTAATTAAGCCTCTACAAGCTGTACAATCTCATCCTCAGGAAAATTCCACTTCTGCTCCCCAACCGTCAGACTTTACCAAGACCGGAAAAATGACAGAGTTATTGCAG ATGTTGCAGGATAACAAACCggagaaccaggcatccaaagcaGCAGATCTAGGATCTGGGTACCAGCTGGATGATATAAGGAATTTAGGAACCTGA
- the LOC107625119 gene encoding uncharacterized protein LOC107625119 isoform X3, whose protein sequence is MDQQNQNNTPDGSGDVPLKRKRGRPRKYPRPDLEDGSYISHSYSKKLNSVSGEPAVVHPGFQGANVNQHFQRNQENDAMIGQAVSGVIEAVFDAGYLLSVRVGDSDTTLRGLVFKPGRYVPISSENDVAPGVPMIRRDEVPIPSGTAQFQNPLPKERNEQHANINRNEIHAMNGSPSLPLVPRTAAGSSNSVVTLGNNAPTVAGQTAPQIPGGSGSSVAKEIPAPDGNRALISQTSQNILSSSMQCEVVPHHQSSNLPNEELKSMRVPNAPFEQLVTEVVKRIEAPSDVMDVDTDNSKPGDKTQLKESSCRQEEKVNDMDQPVLIKPLQAVQSHPQENSTSAPQPSDFTKTGKMTELLQMLQDNKPENQASKAADLGSGYQLDDIRNLGT, encoded by the exons ATGGACCagcaaaaccaaaataacactccAGATGGTTCTGGCGATGTGCCTTTGAAGCGCAAACGTGGTCGTCCAAGGAAGTACCCACGACCAGATTTGGAAGATGGTTCATATATTTCACATAGTTACAGTAAAAAGCTGAATTCTGTCAGTGGTGAGCCAGCAGTAGTACATCCTGGATTTCAAGGGGCTAATGTAAATCAACACTTCCAAAGGAATCAAGAAAATGATGCCATGATTGGTCAGGCAGTTTCTGGTGTAATTGAGGCAGTATTTGATGCCGGGTATCTGCTCAGTGTAAGAGTTGGTGACTCTGATACTACTTTGAGGGGGCTAGTCTTCAAGCCTGGACGATACGTTCCTATCTCGTCTGAAAATGATGTTGCTCCAGGTGTTCCAATGATACGAAGAGATGAGGTTCCCATCCCTTCTGGAACTGCTCAGTTTCAGAATCCTCTTCCAAAGGAAAGGAATGAACAGCATGCAAACATTAATAGAAATGAAATTCATGCAATGAATGGGTCACCGTCACTCCCTCTTGTACCTAGAACGGCAGCTGGTTCTAGTAATTCAGTTGTCACTTTAGGAAACAATGCACCTACTGTGGCAGGTCAAACCGCTCCTCAAATACCTGGAG GAAGTGGATCAAGTGTTGCCAAAGAAATCCCAGCACCAGATGGAAATCGAGCACTTATCTCTCAAACTAGCCAGAACATCTTGTCGAGCAGCATGCAGTGCGAAGTTGTTCCTCACCATCAGTCTTCTAATCTGCCAAATGAAGAACTGAAATCAATGAGAGTGCCTAACGCACCATTTGAGCAGCTCGTTACAGAGGTTGTCAAGAGGATCGAAGCTCCATCAGATGTCATGGATGTTGACACTGACAACAGTAAGCCAGGTGACAAGACGCAACTGAAGGAATCAAGCTGTAGACaagaagaaaaagtaaatgaCATGGATCAACCCGTTTTAATTAAGCCTCTACAAGCTGTACAATCTCATCCTCAGGAAAATTCCACTTCTGCTCCCCAACCGTCAGACTTTACCAAGACCGGAAAAATGACAGAGTTATTGCAG ATGTTGCAGGATAACAAACCggagaaccaggcatccaaagcaGCAGATCTAGGATCTGGGTACCAGCTGGATGATATAAGGAATTTAGGAACCTGA
- the LOC107646382 gene encoding uncharacterized protein LOC107646382, whose amino-acid sequence MGATPLTERILKAKIPKGFDKPTDMKYDGTKDPQEHLTAFEARMNLEGDADAVRFRAFPVILAGPVIKWFTALPNGSITGFHNILRKFMAQFTTRITKTKHPISLLGVTQRQDKSTRKYLDRFNDECLTVDGLTDSVASLCLTNGLMNEDFRKHLTTRLVWTMHEIQGVAKEYINDEEVSQVVAANKRQHGNTAPRHNPPPRENQKEHPTPANINRPPRVGKFSNYTPLTAPITEIYHQIAERGILPRARQLKERTGGNKTLYYDYHRGYGHRTQDCFDLKDALKQAIKDGKFPKFAKIIREPKRAERDKSPERKGRNPRTQRQTPRESPETDPTIIINVITGKDAPGKSKSALKKDLKILAIRNQTPTTTTGKAITFSPEDCQHGTSAEDAPFVISAKIGTGLVRRILVDTGVDSNILFRGAFDKLGLRNDNLQTHRNRVTGLRDNFLKPDSSIVLPLTKGTGNQRKTILSEFVVLKDSIAYKEKQSTISPPSSSPNTFS is encoded by the coding sequence ATGGGAGCTACTCCCTTAACTGAaagaatcctgaaagcaaaaaTCCCTAAAGGCTTCGACAAACCCACAGATATGAAGTACGACGGAACCAAGGATCCCCAggaacacctaacggccttcgaggccagaatgaacctggaaGGGGACGCTGACGCAGTCCGATTTAGGGCCTTCCCGGTAATCCTAGCTGGGCCCGTGATTAAATGGTTCACTGCCCTGCCCAACGGATCCATAACCGGCTTTCACAATATTTTGCGGAAATTCATGGCCCAATTCACCACCAGAATCACCAAAaccaaacaccccatcagcttgcTGGGAGTTACCCAGAGACAAGACAAGTCCACGAGAAAATACCTCGACCGATTCAACGACGAGTGCTTGACGGTTGACGGACTCACGGACTCAGTCGCAAGCCTCTGCCTAACCAATGGACTCATGAATGAAGACTTCCGGAAGCACCTCACCACCAGACTggtatggaccatgcacgagatccaagGCGTTGCAAAAGAGTACATAAACGACGAAGAGGTAAGCCAAGTCGTagctgccaataaacggcagcatGGCAACACAGCACCTCGACATAACCCCCCACCAAGAGAAAACCAGAAGGAACACCCCACACCAGCAAACATCAACCGACCTCCCAGAGTCGGAAAATTCTCTAACTACACACCCCTGACGGCCCCGAtcaccgagatataccaccaaatagcagaaCGAGGTATCCTCCCGAGGGCCCGACAACTCAAGGAAAGAACTGGCGGGAACAAAACCTTATACTACGATTACCACCGAGGTTACGGACATAGGACACAAGACTGTTTCGACCTAAAAGACGCTCTCAAACAAGCAATAAAAGACGGCAAATTCCCCAAGTTCGCCAAAATTATCAGGGAACCAAAACGTGCAGAAAGAGACAAATCACCAGAAAGAAAAGGACGCAACCCGAGGACGCAAAGACAAACCCCCAGGGAAAGTCCAGAAACAGACCCGACCATAATCATAAACGTCATCACAGGCAAAGACGCCCCGGGTAAATCAAAATCAGCACTCAAGAAAGATCTCAAGATCTTGGCAATCAGAAATCAaaccccaaccaccaccactggTAAGGCGATAACATTCTCCCCCGAAGACTGCCAACACGGCACCTCGGCAGAAGATGCCCCCTTTGTCATATCGGCAAAGATCGGAACCGGGCTAGTCAGAAGAATACTAGTGGATACAGGAGTAGACTCTAACATCCTTTTCAGaggagccttcgacaagctcggactCCGCAACGATAACCTACAAACACACCGCAACAGAGTCACTGGACTCAgagacaacttcctcaaaccaGACAGTTCTATCGTCCTCCCCCTCACCAAAGGAACGggaaaccaaaggaagacaatcCTATCTGAGTTCGTGGTCCTCAAAGACTCCATCGCCTACAAAGAAAAACAATCAACGATCTCTCCGCCGTCATCTTCACCAAATACCTTCTCATGA